A part of Gambusia affinis linkage group LG21, SWU_Gaff_1.0, whole genome shotgun sequence genomic DNA contains:
- the crhb gene encoding corticotropin releasing hormone b, which produces MKLNLFGTTVILLVAFLPRYECRAIESPGGPLRIPALQSQNSEQQQRQQQEQQQQQSGPILERLGEEYFIRLGNGDSNSFPSLYYPGGSPSIFNRAQQLQLTRRLLQGKVGNIRALIGGFADRGDESMERERRSEDPPISLDLTFHLLREMMEMSKAEQLAQQAQNNRKMMELFGK; this is translated from the coding sequence ATGAAGCTCAATTTATTCGGCACCACCGTTATTCTGCTCGTTGCCTTCTTACCGCGCTACGAATGTCGGGCTATTGAGAGCCCAGGCGGTCCCCTGCGCATCCCCGCTCTCCAAAGCCAAAACTCCGaacagcagcagcggcagcagcaggagcagcagcagcagcagtctggTCCCATTCTGGAGCGCCTCGGAGAGGAGTACTTCATCCGGCTGGGAAACGGGGACTCTAACTCTTTCCCATCCTTGTATTATCCCGGCGGATCCCCATCCATCTTCAACAGAgcgcagcagctccagctgacGCGGCGCCTCTTGCAGGGGAAAGTTGGCAACATCAGAGCGCTCATAGGTGGCTTTGCCGACCGCGGGGACGAGTCgatggagagggagaggaggtcCGAAGACCCACCGATATCCCTGGACCTGACCTTCCACCTGCTGCGGGAGATGATGGAGATGTCCAAGGCGGAACAGCTGGCCCAGCAGGCGCAGAACAACAGAAAGATGATGGAGCTGTTTGGGAAATGA
- the trim55b gene encoding tripartite motif-containing protein 55b yields the protein MDNLEKQLICPICLEMFTKPVVILPCQHNLCRKCANDVFQAANPYLPTRSGALTSGGRFRCPSCRHEVVLDRHGVYGLQRNLLVENIIDMFKQESSSSSRPTQERKEETPMCDIHEDEKINIYCVTHAVPTCSMCKVFGAHKDCEVAPLGTVFETKRSELSDGIAMMVGNNDRIQGIISQLDEACRVIEENGRRQKTKVCEKFDHLYSVLEEKKRQMSQKVTAEQEEKMNYIQGLTKTYGDHLEESCKIVERGIQTMEETEMALFLQNVQDLLKKIEDASSTAGLDKVERSYEKMDHYKVDFRRERKALSSLDFIRDDADENDEEGDGQAGEGARTVSGGAAVSAPPAQPNAPQQINPSLSPTRSTPST from the exons ATGGACAACTTGGAGAAGCAGCTGATATGTCCCATATGCTTGGAAATGTTTACAAAGCCTGTGGTCATCCTACCCTGCCAGCACAACCTGTGCAGAAAATGTGCCAATGATGTTTTTCAG GCTGCAAACCCATATCTCCCAACCAGAAGTGGTGCGCTGACGTCTGGAGGCCGTTTCCGATGCCCGTCCTGCAGACACGAGGTGGTTCTGGACAGGCACGGTGTCTACGGCCTACAGAGAAACCTGCTGGTTGAGAATATTATTGATATGTTCAAGCAGGAGTCAAGCAG cagcagcaggccaacacaggagaggaaggaagaaacgCCCATGTGCGACATTCACGAGGACGAAAAGATCAACATTTACTGTGTAACCCACGCCGTGCCCACATGTTCGATGTGTAAGGTGTTCGGAGCCCACAAAGACTGCGAGGTGGCGCCCCTCGGCACTGTCTTTGAGACAAAGAGG TCCGAGCTGAGTGACGGGATAGCCATGATGGTTGGGAACAACGACAGGATCCAAGGCATCATTAGCCAGCTCGATGAAGCCTGTCGTGTCATAGAG GAGAACGGCCGGAGGCAGAAGACGAAGGTGTGCGAGAAGTTTGACCATCTCTACTCTGtgctggaggagaagaagaggcaGATGAGTCAGAAAGTGACGGCCGAGCAGGAAGAGAAGATGAATTACATCCAGGGCCTCACAAAGACGTACGGAGACCATCTTGAGGAGAGCTGCAAGATTGTGGAGAGGGGGATTCAGACTATGGAGGAGACAGAAATGGCTCTTTTCCTTCAG AATGTACAGGACCTCCTTAAAAA AATCGAAGACGCTTCCAGTACAGCAGGCTTGGACAAAGTTGAGCGCAGCTATGAGAAAATGGATCACTACAAAGTCGACTTCAGAAGAGAACGCAAGGCTCTCAGCAGCCTCGACTTCATCCGAG ACGATGCCGACGAGAATGACGAAGAAGGAGACGGACAGGCGGGAGAAGGTGCACGGACTGTTTCTGGAGGGGCTGCGGTTTCAGCCCCCCCTGCACAGCCCAATGCCCCCCAGCAAATAAACCCCTCCCTGAGCCCAACCAGGAGCACTCCTTCCACCTAA